From Scyliorhinus torazame isolate Kashiwa2021f chromosome 23, sScyTor2.1, whole genome shotgun sequence, the proteins below share one genomic window:
- the LOC140399550 gene encoding probable G-protein coupled receptor 139: MDANREGARKLKLFGSVNLLGIIVLCRGKCGLSSCTTRYLVAMATADLLLIIADVILNQINYYYFPLCFLHLTVVCSAQSVLVCAARDCSVWFTVTFSFDRFVAICCQKLRTKYCTGKTAVVVLTTTGILLYLKNIPWYFTFEPYVIINNVPWLCNTKVNTLTDSTWLGFSWFEKVLTPLLPFALVLLLNALTVRYILVTSRIRQGLRGKSNEQNSSDPEMESRRKSIILLLAISGSFILLWLVNVGNFLYSKIRRIVNSTEFEVVVHYVGWMLRNLNCCTNTFIYVLTQSKFREQLKQALKSTVISTVQLVNKLTAVSNS, from the coding sequence TTAATTTATTGGGAATTATCGTCCTGTGCCGGGGAAAGTGTGGTCTCTCGTCCTGCACAACACGctatctggtggccatggcaacggcggatcttctGCTCATTATCGCTGACGTCATACTGAATCAGatcaattattattatttcccattGTGTTTTTTGCATCTCACCGTTGTGTGCAGTGCTCAGAGTGTGCTGGTGTGTGCAGCCAGAGACtgctctgtctggttcactgtcactttctcctttgatagaTTTGTGGCTATCTGCTGCCAGAAACTGAGAACAAAATATTGCACAGGCAAAACTGCGGTTGTGGTTCTAACGACAACGGGCATCCTTCTCTATttaaaaaacatcccctggtacttcaCATTTGAACCTTATGTAATAATAAACAATGTCCCGTGGCTCTGTAATACAAAGGTAAACACTTTAACTGATTCCACATGGCTGGGATTTAGCTggtttgaaaaggttctaacaccgTTGCTCCCATTCGCTTTAGTTCTGCTGCTCAACGCTCTGACGGTCCGATATATTTTAGTGACAAGCCGAATCCGTCAAGGTCTGAGGGGCAAGAGTAACGAACAGAATAGCAGTGACCCGGAAATGGAGAGTAGAAGGAAGTCTATTATTTTACTCCTCGCAATATCAGGCAGCTTCATACTTTTGTGGTTGGTAAATGTTGGAAATTTTCTTTATTCTAAGATTAGACGAATAGTTAATTCCACGGAGTTCGAAGTTGTTGTTCATTATGTCGGATGGATGCTGcggaatttaaattgctgcacaaatacatttatttatgtGTTGACTCAGTCTAAGTTCAGAGAGCAGCTCAAGCAGGCACTGAAATCCACGGTAATATCAACTGTTCAGTTGGTGAATAAACTGACAGCTGTATCAAACAGTTAA